The Populus nigra chromosome 14, ddPopNigr1.1, whole genome shotgun sequence genome has a segment encoding these proteins:
- the LOC133673016 gene encoding uncharacterized protein LOC133673016, translating into LHVVRPRSCRVIYYFDTPTLRKRHQSFGRVKFLAPLLGSFQRPNNNPYSQRYNPGWRNHLNFNWKSDNNNAQTSQPPFQAHHNFQNSHGYTPPYAPPPRRNVEEILHAFIEKQEMINTQFAQSTTDFKDTLAKLTSALSFQEKVITLRSGKVIEKLIFEPCEKDDKSISEGKERVESEHFKENTDSSPALPFPHAMTKQKKVNHNSEIFETFKQSLPFEIICDASDYVVGAVLGQRKDKKPYVIYYATVVVFSDHAALKYLLSKKDSKARLVRWILLLQEFDITIKDKKGTENIVADHLSRLTTDSRSDITPIDDYFPNESLFYVSTMPWTIAGLLECPRQKKVLERTKVRLSGKSSNSFISHMPGTGKSTFAKKRRAKRLKVCHKCARWTCNATCHSLGMVSINREDKIQFIKDGLSKESLDDLLLTLETHPNGDVHRAIHDLWPQFHKEHDRLILGNLTIKDPVCQFLRKLDGKPIPDP; encoded by the exons ctccatgtggttcgaccccggtcttgccgggttatttattacttcgacactcctacacttaggaaaagacatcaatcttttggtcgtgtcaagtttttggcgccgttgctgggaag tttccaaaggcccaataataacccatactcgcaaagatacaaccctggttggagaaatcacctaaatttcaattggaagagtgataacaataatgcacaaacttcacagccaccgtttcaagcacaccataatttccaaaattctcatggatatacacctccttatgctccacctcctagaagaaatgtTGAGGAaatattgcatgcattcattgaaaagcaagagatgATCAACACTCAATTTGCTCAAAGCACGactgattttaaagatactcttgcaaaattgacatctgctctcagtttccaagagaaag tcatcactcttcgcagtggtaaggttattgaaaaactcatttttgaaccttgtgagaaagatgataagtcaatctctgagggtaaggaaagggttgaatctgaacattttaaagaaaatactgATTCttcgccagcacttccatttcctcatgccatgaccaaacaaaagaaagtcaatcacaactctgaaatctttgaaactttcaaaca GTCATtgccttttgaaataatatgtgacgctagtgattatgtcgtgggtgctgtcttaggacaaagaaaagataagaaaccctatgtgatttactatgcaa ctgttgttgtttttagtgatcatgcagcattgaaatatcttctttctaagaaagattctaaggctagattggttcggtggattttgttacttcaagaatttgatatcacaatcaaagacaagaaaggcaccgaaaatatTGTTGCAGATCacttgtcaagattgacaacagattcgagatctgacatcacaccaatcgatgactactttcctaacgaatctttattttatgtctctacaatgccttg gacaattgccggCTTATTGGAGtgcccaagacaaaagaaagttcttgaacgaa caaaggtccgattatcaggtaagtcctccaattctttcatttcacacatgcctggaacaggtaaaagcacttttgcaaagaaacgtcgtgcaaaacgactgaaagtctgtcacaaatgtgccagatggacttgtaatgcaacatgtcattctttaggaatggtatctataaaccgtgaagataaaatacaattcattaaggatggcctgagtaaggagtctttagatGATCTTCTATTAACCCTCGAGACACATCCtaatggagatgtgcatcgtgctattcatgatttatggccacaattccataaagaacatgatcgacttatTCTTGGGAATCTAACtataaaagaccctgtttgccagtttttaagaaaactggatgggaagcctatccctgacccatag